The following proteins are co-located in the Mesorhizobium sp. M1E.F.Ca.ET.045.02.1.1 genome:
- a CDS encoding transporter associated domain-containing protein, with protein sequence MIDAGWIAAAVLAAIVVLALLFRTRLLAAFGYTLRPVEPMAPEDDESDEAGDDTRRNGQAREDRDRLGALFDLEELEVSDVMVHRTNMRSVNADDPPEMVVREILQSPHTRMPLWKGSLDNIVGVLHAKDLLRALNEVGNDFSKIDVMKIASKPWFVPDTTTLQDQLNAFLRRKAHFAIVVDEYGEMEGLVTLEDIIEEIVGEIADEHDVDMQGVKQEADGSVVVDGMVPIRDLNRALDWDLPDEEATTIAGLVIHETQTIPEEKQAFTFHGKRFVVMKRDKNRIARLRIRPAGEG encoded by the coding sequence ATGATCGACGCCGGCTGGATTGCCGCAGCCGTCCTTGCCGCCATCGTCGTGCTGGCGCTTTTGTTCCGCACACGACTGCTTGCCGCGTTCGGCTACACGCTGCGGCCGGTCGAGCCGATGGCGCCCGAGGACGATGAATCGGACGAGGCCGGCGACGATACCCGCCGCAACGGGCAGGCGCGCGAGGACCGCGACCGGCTGGGCGCACTGTTCGATCTCGAGGAACTCGAAGTGTCGGATGTGATGGTCCACCGCACCAACATGCGCTCGGTCAATGCCGACGATCCGCCGGAAATGGTGGTGCGCGAGATCCTGCAGAGCCCGCATACGCGCATGCCGCTGTGGAAAGGCTCGCTCGACAACATCGTCGGCGTGCTGCACGCCAAGGATCTGCTGAGGGCGCTCAACGAGGTCGGCAACGATTTTTCCAAGATCGACGTGATGAAGATCGCGTCGAAGCCATGGTTCGTGCCCGACACCACCACCTTGCAGGATCAGCTCAACGCCTTCCTGCGCCGCAAGGCGCATTTCGCCATCGTCGTGGACGAATATGGCGAGATGGAAGGGCTGGTGACGCTGGAAGACATCATCGAGGAGATCGTCGGCGAGATCGCCGACGAGCACGACGTCGACATGCAAGGTGTCAAGCAGGAGGCGGACGGTTCGGTGGTCGTCGACGGCATGGTGCCGATCCGCGATCTCAACCGGGCGCTCGACTGGGACCTGCCGGACGAGGAGGCCACGACGATCGCCGGCCTCGTCATCCACGAGACGCAGACGATCCCCGAGGAGAAGCAGGCCTTCACCTTCCACGGCAAGCGCTTCGTGGTGATGAAGCGCGACAAGAACCGCATCGCGAGGTTGAGGATCCGGCCTGCCGGCGAGGGCTAA
- a CDS encoding shikimate kinase, with the protein MNALPANPPDEGRVALLERLGSRSIIFVGLMGAGKTAIGRKVAAMLSLPFIDSDQEIESVSRMTVPELFERYGEPEFRALEQRVILRLLENGPQVLSTGGGAFMNAQTREAIASHGVSVWLKADLDLLMERVSKKQNRPLLKNPDPRGVLERLMSERYPVYATADITVPTRDDRKEVIAGEVVCALCAHLGVAAIATSDEVEP; encoded by the coding sequence ATGAACGCGCTGCCAGCAAATCCGCCGGACGAAGGCCGTGTCGCGCTGCTCGAAAGGCTCGGCAGCCGCTCCATCATCTTTGTCGGCCTGATGGGTGCCGGCAAGACGGCGATCGGCCGCAAGGTGGCGGCGATGCTCTCGCTGCCCTTCATCGACAGCGATCAGGAGATAGAGAGCGTATCGCGCATGACCGTGCCGGAGCTGTTCGAGCGCTACGGAGAGCCGGAGTTCCGGGCGCTGGAGCAGCGCGTGATCCTGCGGCTGCTGGAGAACGGCCCGCAGGTGCTGTCGACCGGCGGCGGCGCCTTCATGAACGCGCAGACGCGCGAGGCGATCGCGAGCCATGGCGTATCGGTCTGGCTGAAGGCCGACCTCGATCTCCTGATGGAGCGGGTCTCGAAGAAGCAGAACCGGCCGCTCCTGAAGAATCCCGATCCGCGCGGCGTGCTGGAGCGGCTGATGAGCGAGCGCTATCCGGTCTATGCCACGGCCGACATCACCGTTCCGACCCGCGACGACCGCAAGGAAGTCATCGCCGGCGAGGTGGTGTGCGCGCTTTGCGCCCATCTTGGCGTCGCCGCGATCGCCACCAGCGACGAGGTGGAGCCGTGA
- a CDS encoding site-specific tyrosine recombinase XerD encodes MNSAARIEAFLEMMSAERGAAENTLSSYRRDLEDASASIGGGLAGAGAADIRAYLDDIAARGFAPTSQARKLSAIRQFFKFLYAEGLRGDDPTGTLDSPKKGRPLPKTMTEAETGRLLDRAAEEAGGAAPGGDRLAALRLHALVEVLYATGLRVSELVGLPVTVAQRDDRFFMVRGKGDKERMVPLSAKARDAMRAWLATRAERPAFAESPYLFPASSDSGHLSRQVFARDLKGLAARAGIASAKISPHVLRHAFASHLLQNGADLRAVQQLLGHADISTTQIYTHVLEERLVRLVNDHHPLAD; translated from the coding sequence ATGAACAGCGCCGCCCGCATCGAAGCCTTCCTGGAGATGATGAGCGCCGAGCGGGGGGCGGCCGAGAACACGCTTTCCTCCTATCGCCGTGACCTCGAAGACGCTTCCGCCTCGATCGGCGGCGGGCTGGCGGGAGCGGGAGCGGCCGACATCCGCGCCTATCTCGACGACATCGCGGCCAGAGGCTTCGCTCCGACCTCGCAGGCGCGAAAATTATCGGCGATCCGCCAGTTCTTCAAATTCCTCTATGCCGAAGGACTGCGCGGCGACGACCCGACCGGCACGCTGGACAGCCCAAAGAAGGGCCGACCGCTGCCGAAGACGATGACCGAAGCCGAGACCGGCCGCCTGCTCGACCGCGCGGCCGAGGAAGCGGGCGGTGCCGCGCCGGGCGGCGACCGGCTGGCGGCGCTGCGCCTGCATGCGCTGGTCGAGGTGCTCTATGCCACCGGCCTGCGCGTTTCCGAGCTGGTCGGCCTGCCGGTGACGGTGGCGCAGCGCGACGACCGTTTCTTCATGGTGCGCGGCAAGGGCGACAAGGAACGCATGGTGCCGCTGTCGGCCAAGGCGCGCGACGCGATGCGGGCCTGGCTTGCAACAAGGGCCGAACGCCCGGCCTTTGCCGAGAGCCCCTATCTGTTTCCGGCTTCCTCCGACAGCGGCCATCTCTCCCGGCAGGTTTTCGCCCGCGATCTCAAAGGGTTGGCGGCCCGGGCCGGTATCGCCTCGGCCAAGATCTCGCCGCATGTGCTTCGCCATGCCTTTGCCAGCCATCTCTTGCAGAATGGCGCCGATCTCAGGGCCGTCCAGCAACTGCTTGGCCACGCCGATATCTCCACCACGCAGATCTACACCCATGTTCTGGAGGAGCGGCTGGTGCGGCTGGTCAACGATCATCATCCGCTTGCCGACTAG
- a CDS encoding SpoVR family protein: MVSQARKSELLFSGSDWDFAKLSRVYDEIEAIGKEELRLDIYPVQMEVISSEQMLDAYSSVGMPLMYRHWSFGKRFLYDELLYRKGARGLAYELVINSNPCIVYLMEENTMALQALVTAHAALGHNHFFKNNHLFRQWTDAGGILSYLDFAKSYIARCEERHGLAPVEAMLDSAHALMEQGVFRYHRPPKLSSEQQREGLRERLEYEERSFNDLWRTLPPSQGKNKPEAEDESLAERKKSLNLPEENLLYFLEKNSLVLQPWQREIVRIVRVIAQYFYPQRQTQVMNEGCATFVHYTLMNMLFDRGRISEGAMLEILRNHSNVVFQPAFDDPRFSGINPYALGLDMMQDIQRISTEPTAEDRDWFPDIAGRGDWRETLLDAWANHRDESFIRQYLSPALIRKWRLFVLADGADEPHFEVASIHNERGYSKIRSALAQSYDVGARRPDIQVVDVDLLGNRHLRLQHNVKDGILLEEESRDATLRHIRSLWGYDVSLAAVDAETGAVLSERSTKEI, from the coding sequence ATGGTCAGTCAGGCGCGCAAATCCGAACTTTTGTTTTCCGGGTCTGACTGGGATTTCGCGAAACTGTCGCGGGTCTACGACGAGATCGAGGCGATCGGCAAGGAAGAGCTTCGCCTCGACATCTATCCGGTGCAGATGGAGGTCATTTCCTCCGAACAGATGCTCGACGCCTATTCATCGGTCGGCATGCCGCTGATGTATCGCCATTGGTCGTTCGGCAAGCGTTTCCTCTATGACGAGCTTCTCTACCGCAAGGGCGCGCGCGGTTTGGCCTACGAATTGGTCATCAACTCCAATCCCTGCATCGTCTACCTCATGGAAGAGAACACCATGGCCTTGCAGGCCCTGGTGACCGCCCATGCGGCACTGGGCCACAACCATTTCTTCAAGAACAATCATCTCTTCCGGCAATGGACCGACGCCGGGGGCATCCTGAGCTACCTGGATTTTGCCAAGAGCTACATCGCCCGGTGCGAGGAACGGCATGGCCTGGCCCCCGTGGAGGCCATGCTCGATTCCGCCCACGCGCTGATGGAGCAAGGCGTCTTCCGCTACCACCGGCCGCCGAAGCTGTCATCGGAGCAGCAGCGCGAAGGGCTGCGCGAGCGCCTTGAATACGAGGAGCGTTCCTTCAACGATCTCTGGCGGACGTTGCCGCCCTCCCAGGGAAAGAACAAGCCGGAGGCAGAGGACGAGAGCCTCGCGGAGCGGAAGAAATCGCTCAATCTGCCCGAGGAGAACCTGCTGTACTTTCTCGAGAAGAACAGCCTCGTCCTTCAGCCCTGGCAGCGCGAGATTGTCAGGATCGTGCGTGTCATTGCGCAGTATTTTTACCCGCAGCGGCAAACCCAGGTGATGAACGAGGGCTGCGCCACCTTCGTGCATTACACGCTCATGAACATGCTTTTCGATCGCGGCCGCATCAGTGAAGGCGCCATGCTCGAGATATTGCGCAACCATTCGAACGTGGTCTTCCAGCCGGCCTTCGACGACCCGCGTTTTTCCGGCATCAATCCCTACGCGCTGGGTCTCGACATGATGCAGGATATCCAGCGCATCTCGACCGAGCCGACCGCGGAGGACCGCGACTGGTTCCCGGACATCGCCGGCCGCGGCGACTGGCGCGAGACCTTGCTCGATGCCTGGGCCAACCACCGCGACGAATCCTTCATTCGCCAGTATCTGAGCCCGGCCCTGATCCGGAAATGGCGGCTCTTCGTGCTGGCCGACGGCGCCGACGAGCCGCATTTCGAAGTCGCGTCGATCCACAATGAGCGCGGCTATAGCAAGATACGGTCCGCGCTGGCCCAAAGCTACGACGTGGGGGCGAGACGACCCGACATCCAGGTGGTTGATGTGGATCTCCTGGGAAACCGGCATCTGCGGCTGCAGCACAACGTCAAGGACGGCATCCTGCTCGAGGAGGAAAGTCGCGACGCGACCCTGCGCCATATCCGAAGCCTGTGGGGCTACGACGTCAGCCTGGCGGCTGTCGATGCTGAAACGGGTGCGGTGCTCAGCGAGCGCTCGACGAAGGAAATTTGA
- a CDS encoding D-alanyl-D-alanine carboxypeptidase family protein, whose amino-acid sequence MRQGHFLNLLLAGGLALPMLCGAARANPVVLFDLKSGKVLEHQDAFKRWYPASLSKLMTAYVTFRAIAAGEVALDSPIKVTKHSAGEPPSKMGFKPGSVMRLDNALKMMLVKSANDIAMAVGENIGGSQEAFADRMNAEAARLGMTGTHFVNPNGLYSPDQYTTARDLAVLVTALRNDFPQYAPWFSIEGLAVGKKALPNYNLLIGRYPGADGMKTGFVCSSGFNMIGSATRNGRTLVAVVLGEKSAISRAEAAAKLLDQGFDTPAAGSTTLAALKPYGDTLSPNDLHDEICKKKTKEEQSEAAPTVDAKNKPKSPYQVKLDHPTLIAVGLGGATGPAPKAFVDQADQNYADVPLPTWRPDKPLPADAAPAATGTAAAAVQGDQPAKAAN is encoded by the coding sequence ATGCGGCAAGGGCATTTCCTCAACCTATTGCTGGCGGGCGGGCTGGCGCTGCCGATGCTCTGTGGCGCCGCGCGCGCCAATCCGGTGGTTCTCTTCGACTTGAAGAGCGGCAAGGTGCTGGAGCATCAGGATGCCTTCAAGCGCTGGTATCCGGCCTCGCTCAGCAAGCTGATGACGGCCTATGTGACGTTCCGGGCGATCGCCGCCGGCGAGGTCGCGCTCGATTCGCCGATCAAGGTGACGAAACATTCCGCCGGCGAGCCGCCGAGCAAGATGGGCTTCAAGCCAGGCTCGGTGATGCGGCTCGACAATGCGCTGAAGATGATGCTGGTCAAGTCGGCCAACGACATCGCCATGGCCGTCGGCGAGAACATCGGCGGTTCGCAGGAGGCCTTTGCCGACCGCATGAATGCCGAGGCCGCCAGACTCGGCATGACCGGCACGCATTTCGTCAATCCGAACGGGCTCTATTCGCCGGACCAGTATACGACCGCGCGCGACCTCGCCGTCCTGGTCACGGCGCTCCGCAACGACTTCCCGCAATATGCGCCATGGTTCTCCATCGAGGGACTTGCCGTCGGCAAGAAGGCGCTTCCCAACTACAATCTCCTGATCGGCCGCTACCCGGGCGCCGACGGCATGAAGACCGGCTTCGTCTGCTCCTCGGGCTTCAACATGATCGGCTCGGCGACGCGCAATGGCCGCACGCTGGTTGCCGTGGTGCTTGGCGAAAAATCCGCCATCAGCCGCGCCGAAGCCGCGGCGAAGCTGCTCGACCAGGGTTTTGATACGCCGGCCGCCGGCTCGACGACGCTGGCGGCGCTCAAGCCCTATGGCGACACGCTGTCGCCCAACGATCTGCATGACGAGATCTGCAAGAAGAAGACGAAAGAGGAGCAATCCGAGGCCGCCCCAACCGTCGACGCCAAGAACAAGCCGAAATCGCCTTATCAGGTGAAACTCGACCACCCAACGCTGATCGCGGTCGGCCTCGGCGGTGCCACCGGACCGGCGCCGAAGGCTTTCGTCGACCAAGCCGACCAGAACTACGCCGATGTGCCGCTGCCGACCTGGCGACCCGACAAGCCGCTGCCGGCCGACGCTGCGCCCGCCGCGACAGGAACGGCCGCTGCCGCCGTGCAGGGCGACCAGCCGGCCAAGGCCGCCAACTAG
- the aroB gene encoding 3-dehydroquinate synthase, whose protein sequence is MSHTEPVKVEVGLGDRAYDILIGPGLLSGAGTEIAGRLPGTRAAIVTDENVAAAHLETLKAGLEKGGIHSAVITLPAGEKTKSFARLEEVVDGVLAAKLERRDVVVALGGGVIGDLAGFAAGIVRRGMNFVQVPTSLLAQVDSSVGGKTGINSARGKNLVGVFNQPKLVLADTGVLDTLPIREFRAGYAELAKYGLIDRPGFFAWLEENWQKVFAGGPERTEAIAEACRAKADVVARDEFETGDRALLNLGHTFGHALEAATNYDGARLVHGEGVAIGMALAHRFSARLNLASPDDASRVEAHLRAVGLPWRMADISGDLPDAEALLGFITQDKKVSRGALTFILTRGIGQAFIAKDVPPSEVLSFLKASHPEWPKMSHSR, encoded by the coding sequence GTGAGCCATACAGAACCGGTTAAGGTCGAGGTGGGGCTCGGCGACCGTGCCTATGACATTTTGATCGGGCCGGGCCTGCTTTCCGGCGCCGGAACCGAAATCGCGGGCCGCCTTCCCGGCACCCGCGCGGCCATCGTTACCGACGAGAACGTCGCCGCCGCGCATCTCGAAACGCTGAAGGCCGGCCTGGAAAAAGGCGGCATCCATTCGGCCGTCATCACGTTGCCTGCCGGCGAAAAGACCAAGAGTTTTGCCCGCCTCGAAGAGGTGGTCGACGGCGTGCTCGCCGCCAAGCTCGAACGCCGCGACGTTGTCGTGGCTCTCGGCGGCGGCGTCATCGGCGACCTTGCCGGCTTCGCAGCCGGCATCGTGCGGCGCGGGATGAATTTCGTGCAGGTGCCGACCTCGCTGCTGGCGCAGGTCGATTCTTCCGTCGGCGGCAAGACCGGCATCAACAGCGCCCGCGGCAAGAACCTGGTCGGGGTCTTCAACCAGCCCAAGCTGGTGCTGGCCGACACCGGCGTGCTCGACACGCTGCCGATCCGCGAGTTCCGCGCCGGCTATGCCGAGCTCGCCAAATACGGGCTGATCGACCGCCCCGGCTTCTTCGCCTGGCTGGAGGAGAACTGGCAAAAAGTGTTCGCCGGCGGCCCGGAGCGGACCGAAGCCATCGCCGAGGCCTGCCGCGCCAAGGCCGACGTGGTTGCCCGCGACGAGTTCGAGACCGGCGACCGCGCGTTGCTCAATCTCGGCCACACATTCGGCCATGCGCTCGAAGCCGCCACCAACTATGACGGCGCCCGCCTCGTCCACGGCGAGGGCGTCGCCATCGGCATGGCCCTGGCGCACCGTTTTTCCGCGCGCCTCAATCTGGCGAGCCCGGACGACGCAAGCCGTGTCGAAGCGCATCTTCGCGCCGTCGGCCTGCCCTGGCGGATGGCCGACATATCAGGCGATCTGCCGGACGCCGAGGCGCTGCTTGGCTTCATCACCCAGGACAAGAAGGTTTCGCGCGGCGCGCTCACCTTCATCCTGACGCGTGGTATCGGTCAGGCCTTCATCGCCAAGGACGTGCCGCCCTCGGAAGTGCTGTCCTTCCTCAAGGCGAGCCATCCCGAATGGCCCAAGATGAGCCATTCCAGATGA
- a CDS encoding sulfurtransferase TusA family protein, giving the protein MAKHAITYDLKGLNCPLPVLKARKRLAAMRPGSRLWLETTDPLAVIDIPAFCADAGHQLIETATVAGGHRFLVERGSAA; this is encoded by the coding sequence TTGGCAAAGCACGCAATCACCTACGATCTCAAGGGCCTGAACTGTCCGCTGCCGGTGCTCAAGGCCCGCAAGCGTCTGGCCGCGATGCGGCCGGGCAGCCGTCTGTGGCTGGAGACCACCGATCCGCTCGCCGTGATCGACATTCCGGCCTTCTGCGCCGATGCCGGCCATCAGTTGATCGAGACGGCGACGGTAGCCGGAGGCCATCGCTTCCTGGTCGAGCGCGGCAGCGCGGCTTAA
- a CDS encoding murein L,D-transpeptidase family protein has product MFAKLARTGVLIAAIGVAGCNDSSMKDFAPEANKPLPDKILADMKAKGMVRTSSVMARIFKEEGKLEIWKAKTNGRYDLVAAYDICKWSGKLGPKYTEGDRQAPEGFYTVRPSQMNPRSNYHLSFNIGFPNAYDRANGRTGANLMVHGACSSSGCYSMTDAQIEQIYAFGRDAFQGGQTEFQIQAFPFRMTAANMARYRNDPNYEFWKMLKVGYDNFEITKVPPKVDVCEKRYVFNQVAPEGTTFDPTGPCPESTQPDSLKTAYADYEKRYDAAFSSAVRSSAPAPKPTIAGIKEASIVSDWSKRRARGERVPIEPPSMNSDGSVTETVRMGRIDSPLGRKMAALDAEKEAKRKAEEQRLAAIEAAKAAKEAAKAQALAEKEAAKQAAQQQVVTAGVEVAPAQPAAETQAASADEGTVSKLKKKLLGMFGG; this is encoded by the coding sequence ATGTTTGCCAAGCTTGCCCGCACCGGAGTCCTGATCGCCGCGATTGGCGTCGCCGGCTGCAATGATTCGTCGATGAAGGATTTCGCGCCGGAGGCCAACAAGCCGCTGCCGGACAAGATCCTTGCCGACATGAAGGCCAAGGGCATGGTGCGCACCTCCTCGGTGATGGCGCGCATCTTCAAGGAAGAAGGCAAGCTGGAGATCTGGAAGGCCAAGACCAACGGCCGCTACGATCTCGTTGCCGCCTATGACATCTGCAAATGGTCGGGCAAGCTCGGCCCCAAATACACCGAGGGCGACCGCCAGGCGCCGGAAGGCTTCTACACGGTGCGTCCGTCGCAGATGAATCCGCGTTCGAACTATCATCTGTCCTTCAACATCGGCTTTCCCAACGCCTATGACCGCGCCAACGGCCGCACCGGCGCCAATCTGATGGTGCACGGCGCCTGTTCGTCGTCCGGCTGCTATTCGATGACCGACGCGCAGATTGAGCAGATCTATGCCTTCGGCCGTGACGCCTTCCAGGGCGGCCAGACCGAGTTCCAGATCCAGGCTTTCCCGTTCCGCATGACCGCCGCCAACATGGCGCGCTACCGCAACGATCCGAACTACGAGTTCTGGAAGATGCTGAAGGTCGGCTACGACAATTTCGAGATCACCAAGGTGCCGCCGAAGGTCGACGTCTGCGAGAAGCGTTACGTCTTCAACCAGGTGGCGCCTGAAGGCACGACCTTCGATCCGACCGGTCCCTGCCCCGAGAGCACGCAGCCGGATTCGTTGAAGACGGCCTATGCCGATTACGAGAAGCGCTATGACGCGGCTTTCAGCTCTGCCGTCAGGTCGAGCGCGCCGGCGCCCAAGCCGACCATTGCCGGCATCAAGGAAGCCAGCATCGTTTCCGATTGGTCGAAGCGCCGCGCCCGCGGCGAGCGCGTGCCGATCGAGCCGCCGTCGATGAATTCCGATGGCTCGGTGACCGAGACGGTGCGCATGGGCCGCATCGATTCGCCGCTCGGCCGCAAGATGGCGGCGCTCGACGCCGAGAAAGAGGCCAAGCGCAAGGCCGAGGAGCAGCGGCTGGCGGCAATCGAAGCCGCGAAAGCCGCCAAGGAAGCGGCCAAGGCTCAGGCGCTGGCCGAAAAGGAAGCCGCCAAGCAGGCAGCACAACAGCAGGTCGTCACCGCCGGCGTCGAGGTGGCGCCGGCCCAGCCGGCGGCTGAGACACAGGCGGCGAGTGCTGACGAAGGCACCGTGTCCAAGCTGAAGAAGAAGCTGCTCGGCATGTTCGGCGGCTGA
- a CDS encoding GTP-binding protein gives MNSGFPIPVSVLTGFLGAGKTTLLNRLLKDPALADTAVIINELGEVAIDHLLVEQASDGIIQLSDGCLCCTVRGDLVDTLADLVDRLQTGRIARLARVVVETTGLADPAPVLQSIMAHPALVQAFRLDGVITLVDAVNGEATLNAHVEAVKQAAVADRIVLTKTDLAEVGDVGALRARLHQINPGAALLDVNDGGTGVASLFNCGLYNPDTKTADVRRWLGEEAAHDHGHHHHDDDHDHSHHHHDHRHDSRVRCHSLVHDGPVPFSAIEMFLDLLRSTHGEKLLRMKGVIELMEDPSRPLVVHGVQKVLHPTARLPAWPDGQRGTRLVLITLDMPEDYVQRLFAAFTNRPSIDTPDRAALEANPLAIAGL, from the coding sequence ATGAACAGCGGCTTTCCCATTCCCGTCTCGGTGCTCACCGGCTTTCTCGGCGCCGGCAAGACGACACTGCTCAACCGGCTGCTCAAGGACCCGGCACTCGCCGACACGGCGGTCATCATCAACGAGCTCGGCGAGGTGGCGATCGACCATCTTCTGGTCGAGCAGGCCTCGGACGGCATCATCCAGCTTTCCGACGGCTGCCTCTGCTGCACGGTGCGCGGCGATCTCGTCGATACGCTGGCCGATCTCGTCGACCGGCTGCAGACCGGCCGTATCGCCCGGCTTGCGCGCGTCGTGGTCGAAACCACCGGCCTTGCCGATCCCGCGCCGGTGCTGCAGTCGATCATGGCGCATCCGGCGCTGGTGCAGGCTTTCCGGCTCGACGGCGTCATCACGCTGGTCGATGCCGTCAACGGCGAGGCGACCCTCAATGCTCATGTCGAGGCGGTGAAGCAGGCGGCGGTCGCCGACCGCATCGTGCTCACCAAGACCGACCTTGCCGAGGTAGGGGATGTCGGGGCCCTGCGGGCACGGCTCCATCAGATCAATCCGGGCGCGGCACTCCTCGACGTCAACGATGGCGGCACGGGCGTGGCGTCGCTGTTCAACTGCGGCCTCTACAATCCCGATACCAAGACCGCCGATGTGCGACGCTGGCTCGGCGAAGAGGCAGCGCATGACCACGGCCATCATCACCACGACGATGACCATGATCACAGCCACCATCATCACGACCACCGCCACGACAGCCGCGTGCGCTGCCACTCGCTCGTCCACGACGGACCGGTGCCGTTCTCGGCGATCGAGATGTTCCTCGATCTCTTACGCTCGACGCATGGTGAGAAGCTGCTGCGCATGAAGGGCGTCATCGAACTGATGGAAGATCCGTCACGGCCGCTGGTCGTTCACGGCGTGCAGAAGGTCCTGCATCCGACGGCAAGGCTGCCGGCCTGGCCGGACGGCCAGCGCGGCACCCGACTGGTGCTGATCACGCTCGATATGCCTGAAGACTATGTCCAGCGGCTGTTCGCCGCCTTCACCAATCGGCCATCGATCGATACGCCGGACCGGGCGGCGCTCGAAGCCAATCCGCTGGCGATCGCCGGACTGTGA
- a CDS encoding acetyl-CoA carboxylase carboxyltransferase subunit alpha: MYNYLDFEKPVQDLELKILELKKLAENGEAVDVADEINRLEKRSRDALRDLYKALTPWQKVQVARHPDRPHCVDYIKGLFSDFTPLAGDRNFGEDQAIVGGFARFRGEPVAVIGQEKGSDTASRLKHNFGSVRPEGYRKAVRLMELADRFKMPLLTLVDTAGAYPGVGAEERGQAEAIARSTSACLALKVPSISVVIGEGGSGGAIAIATANRVYMLEHAIYSVISPEGAASILWRDTTRSKDAATNMKITAQDLLEMKIIDAIVPEPMGGAQRAPETVIAATGDLIAKTMKDFAGANIDFREQRREKYLAMGRSL, from the coding sequence ATGTACAATTACCTCGATTTCGAAAAGCCGGTGCAGGATCTTGAGCTCAAGATCCTCGAGCTGAAGAAGCTTGCGGAGAACGGCGAGGCGGTCGATGTCGCCGACGAGATCAACAGGCTGGAGAAGCGCTCGCGCGACGCGCTGCGCGATCTCTACAAGGCGCTCACCCCCTGGCAGAAGGTGCAGGTGGCGCGCCACCCCGACAGACCGCACTGCGTCGACTACATCAAGGGCTTGTTCAGCGATTTCACGCCTTTGGCCGGAGACCGCAATTTCGGTGAGGACCAGGCGATCGTCGGCGGTTTCGCCCGTTTTCGCGGCGAGCCGGTGGCGGTGATCGGCCAGGAAAAGGGCTCGGACACGGCGAGCCGCCTGAAGCATAATTTCGGTTCGGTGCGTCCCGAAGGCTACCGCAAGGCGGTGCGGCTGATGGAGCTTGCCGATCGCTTCAAGATGCCGCTTCTGACGCTGGTGGATACTGCCGGCGCCTATCCCGGCGTCGGCGCGGAGGAGCGCGGCCAGGCAGAGGCCATAGCGCGCTCGACCTCGGCCTGCCTGGCGCTCAAGGTGCCGTCGATCTCGGTCGTCATCGGCGAAGGCGGCTCCGGCGGCGCCATCGCCATCGCCACCGCCAACCGCGTCTACATGCTGGAGCATGCCATCTATTCGGTGATTTCGCCCGAGGGCGCGGCTTCGATCCTGTGGCGCGACACCACCCGCTCCAAGGACGCGGCGACCAACATGAAGATCACCGCCCAGGATCTTCTCGAGATGAAGATCATCGACGCCATCGTTCCCGAGCCGATGGGTGGCGCCCAGCGCGCTCCCGAAACGGTGATTGCCGCGACCGGCGACCTCATCGCCAAGACCATGAAGGACTTTGCCGGCGCCAATATCGACTTCCGCGAGCAGCGCCGTGAGAAATATCTGGCGATGGGCCGCAGCCTTTAA